In a genomic window of Halostella litorea:
- the pepF gene encoding oligoendopeptidase F: MSSVPERSEIEPEYKWDLESVYADDDEWEAAYEDVAERVAELSAYEGRVTEDGETLLSVLELRDSIMRDVSKVAAYARMRRDEDTRDQEYQALTARAQSLHADAASAASFIEPEIQDRTREELTEMVEATEGLETYDHYIDDALRMKAHTRSAEVEELLAELGEVTHGTGEVYNMLTNADMEFPTVEDPDGDAVEISLSNFTTLQKRQDREFRREVYEQFYDEWATVRNAVGTAYKNSVKADVKEAQARDYDTAREAALDGPNIPEDVYDNLVDTARDNLDTLHRHADLKREALGVDELRMWDLYMPMTESESPEVTYEEAKEHVVEAVAALGDDYQSRVAEGLESRWVDVYENRGKQAGAYSGGTYDTQPFILMNYQDDISSMYTLAHELGHSLHSQYTSEEQPYVYSDYEIFVAEVASTVNEALLTHHLLDTVEDPEFRRHVLNEYLERFRSTLYRQTMFADFEHRVHQLEENDEAITADRLDELYGDLKSEFYEPAVVDDRIAREWMRIPHFYRAYYVFQYSTGISAAVALAQGILEEGEPAAERYIEFLKRGSREYPLELLRHAGVDMSSPEPVQRALDEYDEHLDEMAELI; the protein is encoded by the coding sequence GCGTCACCGAGGACGGGGAGACGCTGCTGTCGGTGCTGGAACTGCGCGACTCGATCATGCGCGACGTGTCGAAGGTCGCCGCCTACGCCCGGATGCGGCGGGATGAGGACACCCGCGACCAGGAGTACCAGGCGCTGACCGCCCGCGCCCAGTCGCTCCACGCCGACGCCGCCAGCGCGGCGAGCTTCATCGAGCCGGAGATACAGGACCGCACCCGCGAGGAACTGACGGAGATGGTCGAGGCGACCGAGGGGCTGGAGACGTACGACCACTACATCGACGACGCCCTGCGGATGAAAGCGCACACCCGCTCGGCCGAGGTCGAGGAGCTGCTGGCCGAACTGGGCGAGGTGACCCACGGCACGGGCGAGGTGTACAACATGCTCACCAACGCCGACATGGAGTTCCCGACGGTCGAGGACCCCGACGGGGACGCCGTCGAGATCAGCCTGAGCAACTTCACCACCCTCCAGAAGCGCCAGGACCGCGAGTTCCGCCGCGAGGTGTACGAACAGTTCTACGACGAGTGGGCGACCGTGCGCAACGCCGTCGGCACGGCCTACAAGAACAGCGTGAAGGCAGACGTAAAGGAGGCGCAGGCGCGGGACTACGACACCGCCCGCGAGGCGGCGCTCGACGGCCCCAACATCCCCGAGGACGTGTACGACAACCTCGTCGACACGGCCCGGGACAACCTCGACACGCTCCACCGCCACGCCGACCTGAAACGCGAGGCGCTCGGCGTCGACGAGCTCCGGATGTGGGACCTGTACATGCCCATGACCGAGAGCGAGAGCCCCGAGGTCACCTACGAGGAAGCCAAGGAGCACGTCGTCGAGGCCGTCGCCGCGCTCGGCGACGACTACCAGTCCCGCGTCGCGGAGGGGCTCGAATCGCGCTGGGTCGACGTGTACGAAAACCGCGGCAAGCAGGCCGGCGCGTACTCCGGCGGCACGTATGACACCCAGCCGTTTATCCTGATGAACTACCAGGACGACATCTCCTCGATGTACACGCTGGCCCACGAGCTGGGCCACTCGCTGCACTCCCAGTACACCAGCGAGGAGCAGCCCTACGTGTACAGCGACTACGAGATATTCGTGGCCGAGGTGGCAAGCACCGTCAACGAGGCGCTGCTCACCCACCACCTGCTGGACACCGTCGAGGACCCCGAGTTCCGCCGGCACGTCCTGAACGAGTACCTCGAACGGTTCCGCTCGACGCTGTACCGCCAGACGATGTTCGCGGACTTCGAGCACCGCGTCCACCAGCTGGAGGAAAACGACGAGGCGATCACCGCAGACCGGCTCGACGAGCTGTACGGCGACCTGAAGTCGGAGTTCTACGAGCCGGCCGTCGTCGACGACCGGATCGCCCGCGAGTGGATGCGCATCCCGCACTTCTACCGGGCGTACTACGTGTTCCAGTACAGCACCGGCATCAGCGCCGCCGTCGCGCTCGCGCAGGGCATCCTCGAGGAGGGCGAGCCCGCGGCCGAGCGCTACATCGAGTTCCTCAAGCGCGGCTCCCGGGAGTACCCGCTCGAACTGCTCCGGCACGCCGGCGTCGACATGAGCTCGCCCGAGCCGGTCCAGCGCGCGCTCGACGAGTACGACGAGCATCTCGACGAGATGGCGGAGCTGATCTGA
- the pan2 gene encoding proteasome-activating nucleotidase Pan2, with translation MSRSPSLPDRPRLELDPEMSDEERLEALREHFAEIVEVHDELTEQLDAADDRRAELKGEVDRLERENETLKTSSLYVATVEEVSDGEVVVKQHGNNQEVLTEVSSRMGERLEAGDRVAVNDSFSVQTILDNETDARAQAMEIDDSPTVRYEDIGGIDEQVREVREAVEEPLINPGKFAEAGIEPPSGVLLHGPPGTGKTMLAKAVANETDATFIKMAGSELVRKFIGEGSRLVRDLFELAAERQPAIIFVDEIDAIAAKRTESKTSGDAEVQRTMMQLLSEMDGFDDRGNIRIIAATNRFDMLDRAILRPGRFDRLIEVPEPDHEGRVQILRIHTRDMNTADSVDFDALADRTEGYSGAEIESLTTEAGMFAIRDGRTEVRMTDFEEALDKIEDDDGAGDTVTSGGYPDYAY, from the coding sequence ATGTCACGCAGCCCCTCGCTCCCGGACAGGCCGCGGCTCGAGCTCGACCCCGAGATGTCCGACGAGGAGCGTCTGGAAGCGCTCCGCGAACATTTCGCCGAGATCGTCGAGGTCCACGACGAACTCACCGAACAGCTGGACGCCGCCGACGACCGCCGGGCGGAGCTCAAAGGCGAGGTCGACCGGCTCGAACGCGAAAACGAGACGCTGAAGACCTCCTCGCTGTACGTCGCCACCGTCGAGGAGGTGTCCGACGGCGAGGTCGTCGTCAAGCAACACGGCAACAACCAGGAGGTGCTGACCGAGGTCTCCTCGCGGATGGGGGAGCGACTGGAGGCGGGCGACCGCGTGGCCGTCAACGACTCCTTCAGCGTCCAGACGATCCTCGACAACGAGACCGACGCCCGCGCCCAGGCGATGGAGATAGACGACAGCCCCACGGTCCGCTACGAGGACATCGGCGGCATCGACGAGCAGGTCCGCGAGGTCCGCGAGGCCGTCGAGGAGCCGCTCATCAATCCCGGGAAGTTCGCCGAGGCCGGCATCGAGCCGCCAAGCGGCGTCCTCCTGCACGGCCCGCCCGGGACGGGGAAGACGATGCTGGCGAAGGCCGTCGCCAACGAGACCGACGCGACGTTCATCAAGATGGCCGGCTCCGAACTCGTCCGGAAGTTCATCGGCGAGGGGTCGCGGCTCGTCCGCGACCTGTTCGAACTGGCGGCCGAGCGCCAGCCCGCGATCATCTTCGTCGACGAGATAGACGCCATCGCGGCAAAGCGCACGGAGTCGAAGACCTCCGGCGACGCCGAGGTCCAGCGCACGATGATGCAGTTGCTCTCGGAGATGGACGGCTTCGACGACCGCGGGAACATCCGCATCATCGCGGCGACGAACCGCTTCGACATGCTCGACCGCGCGATCCTCCGGCCCGGCCGCTTCGACCGCCTCATCGAGGTGCCCGAGCCCGACCACGAGGGGCGCGTCCAGATCCTGCGGATCCACACCCGCGACATGAACACGGCCGATAGCGTCGACTTCGACGCGCTGGCCGACCGCACCGAGGGGTACAGCGGCGCGGAGATCGAGTCGCTCACCACCGAGGCCGGCATGTTTGCCATCCGCGACGGCCGCACCGAGGTCCGGATGACCGACTTCGAGGAGGCCCTCGACAAGATCGAGGACGACGACGGCGCGGGCGACACCGTGACGAGCGGCGGCTACCCCGACTACGCGTACTGA
- a CDS encoding amphi-Trp domain-containing protein: MAQRTDATLSMNREELGNYLKRLGDEIDGEGDITVPVDNRRVRLHPSEAITCDVEVVERSSLLRGSKETVSLELSWKPKREGT; the protein is encoded by the coding sequence ATGGCACAGCGGACGGACGCCACGCTGTCGATGAACCGCGAGGAACTCGGCAACTACCTGAAGCGACTGGGCGACGAGATCGACGGGGAGGGCGACATCACGGTCCCGGTCGACAACCGCCGGGTCCGGCTCCACCCCTCGGAGGCGATCACCTGCGACGTCGAGGTGGTCGAGCGCTCGTCGCTGCTGCGCGGGAGCAAGGAGACGGTCTCGCTCGAACTGAGCTGGAAGCCGAAACGGGAGGGGACGTAG
- a CDS encoding universal stress protein — MGKRILVAYDGSPQAEDALDYALEEHADDELVVLYAIDPGEAGYGGRATTPSYPEEWYEEARANAAEILESAVDRAEAAGVDVESAIEVGGPANAIVEYAENEGIDHIVTGSHGRSGVTRILVGSVAEAVIRRSPVPVTVVR; from the coding sequence ATGGGAAAGCGGATTCTCGTGGCGTACGATGGCTCGCCCCAGGCCGAGGACGCGCTCGACTACGCGCTGGAGGAACATGCGGACGACGAACTCGTCGTACTGTACGCCATCGACCCCGGCGAGGCCGGGTACGGGGGGCGCGCGACGACGCCGAGCTACCCCGAGGAGTGGTACGAGGAGGCCCGCGCGAACGCCGCCGAGATACTCGAATCAGCCGTCGACCGCGCCGAGGCGGCCGGCGTCGACGTCGAGAGCGCCATTGAGGTGGGCGGCCCCGCCAACGCCATCGTCGAGTACGCCGAGAACGAGGGGATCGACCACATCGTCACGGGGAGCCACGGGCGCTCCGGCGTGACGCGCATTCTGGTCGGCAGCGTCGCCGAGGCCGTGATCCGACGCTCGCCGGTGCCGGTGACCGTCGTCCGCTGA
- a CDS encoding ATP-binding protein — protein sequence MADLGDYTEYDAADDGEGADDAAADGAGADRADDADGDAAAFEPVDATVVGEDRGIGTVAVSEGLCIGEDEDDTTLRAYVTAANRPNVRIGKYLLVPYPDEGGRGSAGRGEKLFCRITALEYVQEYRSDDATEIHARRAMRSDGIDEADFKFLASLEPVAILYEEGAGDDAELKRRMTDRVPKPETPVREADDASEIKTGLKMPDDGVFLGHLSVGGEKVRTAAEPPTIDYRLKDDYEDGDPLVFRHTLVAGGTGSGKTHASKNALRQFLAEDRTYDMDDGRQARAAVVQFDPQDEYAQMHDDNPAMTDDDRRRFEREGVAHGGHDDTKALVPVVDGTSYGADHHRAEQVEFTIPFSMVRSNRWLIAGGRLNDNQFNALDVLVDRFFRQYGDGGTYEGFLSYLDDPALREELHESGRVHEATFDAVTRRVRGFGNVFDCDAPPITELVSELVRPGGLSVVPTYHINDTRATEVVVLAVSSLLIDQKLSNAPTYDRIKETPLVVGMDEAHNFLTDADSVQARKVIGKFTEAAKQGRKERLGLFLITQDPQDVADPVFKQINTTVVLNLGDEDAISSVNIPSNLEGKVPYMEKGQMVVYSPDNSEPVELIGLSTCVTKHGRE from the coding sequence ATGGCCGATCTGGGCGACTACACCGAGTACGACGCCGCGGACGACGGCGAGGGGGCCGACGACGCCGCGGCCGACGGGGCCGGGGCCGACCGGGCCGACGACGCGGACGGGGACGCGGCGGCGTTCGAACCCGTCGACGCGACGGTCGTCGGCGAGGACCGGGGGATCGGCACCGTCGCCGTCTCCGAGGGGCTCTGCATCGGCGAGGACGAGGACGACACCACCCTCCGGGCGTACGTCACCGCTGCGAACCGGCCGAACGTCCGCATCGGGAAGTACCTGCTCGTGCCCTACCCCGACGAGGGCGGGCGCGGGAGCGCCGGCCGCGGGGAGAAACTGTTCTGCCGGATCACCGCGCTGGAGTACGTCCAGGAGTACCGAAGCGACGACGCCACCGAGATCCACGCCCGGCGGGCGATGCGCAGCGACGGCATCGACGAGGCCGACTTCAAGTTCCTCGCCTCGCTGGAGCCGGTGGCGATCCTCTACGAGGAGGGCGCGGGGGACGACGCGGAACTCAAGCGTCGGATGACCGACCGCGTCCCGAAGCCCGAGACGCCGGTCCGGGAGGCCGACGACGCCTCGGAGATCAAGACGGGGCTGAAGATGCCCGACGACGGCGTGTTCCTGGGCCACCTCTCCGTCGGCGGCGAGAAGGTCCGCACCGCGGCCGAGCCGCCGACGATAGACTACCGGCTGAAGGACGACTACGAGGACGGCGACCCGCTCGTCTTCCGGCACACACTGGTCGCGGGCGGGACGGGGTCGGGCAAGACCCACGCCTCGAAGAACGCCCTCCGGCAGTTCCTCGCCGAGGACCGCACCTACGACATGGACGACGGGCGGCAGGCCCGCGCCGCAGTCGTGCAGTTCGACCCGCAGGACGAGTACGCCCAGATGCACGACGACAACCCCGCGATGACCGACGACGACCGCCGCCGCTTCGAGCGGGAGGGGGTCGCCCACGGCGGCCACGACGACACGAAGGCGCTGGTGCCGGTCGTCGACGGGACGAGCTACGGCGCGGACCACCACCGCGCCGAGCAGGTGGAGTTCACGATACCGTTCTCGATGGTCCGGTCGAACCGCTGGCTCATCGCCGGCGGCCGGCTCAACGACAACCAGTTCAACGCCCTGGACGTGCTCGTCGACCGCTTCTTCCGGCAGTACGGCGACGGCGGTACGTACGAGGGGTTCCTCTCCTACCTCGACGACCCGGCGCTGCGCGAGGAACTCCACGAGAGCGGGCGCGTCCACGAGGCGACGTTCGACGCGGTGACGCGGCGGGTCCGCGGGTTCGGGAACGTGTTCGACTGCGACGCCCCGCCGATCACGGAACTCGTGTCCGAACTCGTCCGGCCCGGCGGCCTGAGCGTCGTCCCGACGTACCACATCAACGACACCCGGGCGACGGAGGTGGTCGTGCTGGCGGTATCGAGTCTGCTCATCGACCAGAAACTGTCGAACGCGCCGACGTACGACCGCATCAAGGAGACGCCCCTCGTGGTGGGGATGGACGAGGCCCACAACTTCCTCACGGACGCCGACAGCGTGCAGGCCCGGAAGGTGATCGGCAAGTTCACCGAGGCGGCGAAGCAGGGCCGCAAGGAGCGCCTCGGCCTCTTTCTCATCACGCAGGACCCCCAGGACGTGGCCGACCCCGTGTTCAAGCAGATCAACACGACGGTCGTGCTCAACCTCGGCGACGAGGACGCCATCTCCTCGGTGAACATCCCGTCGAACCTTGAGGGGAAGGTGCCGTACATGGAGAAGGGGCAGATGGTCGTCTACTCGCCGGACAACTCCGAGCCGGTCGAACTGATCGGGCTGTCGACGTGCGTGACGAAACACGGCCGCGAGTAG
- a CDS encoding DUF7113 family protein, whose product MLLVRGRAGGTELTGTLYERGERAPSFKGAPDEDAPYVWVCDEFYEVESGGTTQEVDGRELRIAFESPMPRGFDTREQALEAAKDHVRTQFARLGVAGTDVEVEVRKEEPGAEV is encoded by the coding sequence ATGCTACTGGTCCGCGGCCGCGCCGGTGGAACCGAGCTGACCGGCACCCTGTACGAACGGGGGGAGCGCGCCCCCTCGTTCAAGGGCGCGCCCGACGAGGACGCGCCGTACGTCTGGGTCTGCGACGAGTTCTACGAGGTCGAGAGCGGCGGGACGACACAGGAGGTAGACGGCCGCGAACTTCGGATCGCCTTCGAGTCGCCGATGCCCCGCGGGTTCGACACCCGCGAGCAGGCCCTCGAAGCCGCGAAGGACCACGTCCGGACGCAGTTCGCCCGCCTCGGCGTCGCCGGTACGGACGTGGAGGTCGAGGTTCGGAAGGAAGAGCCGGGCGCGGAAGTGTAG
- a CDS encoding DUF7344 domain-containing protein, which translates to MSQSTHAAEETGPETLTEDERHRLLSAPQRRFALDALADRTVPLGVEELAAAVAAPPDSGTADGRTVRRTATALHHNHLPAMDDAGVIDYDAEANAIESCNVCPAALLD; encoded by the coding sequence ATGTCACAGAGCACCCACGCGGCCGAGGAGACGGGACCGGAGACGCTGACCGAGGACGAACGCCACCGGCTGCTTTCGGCGCCTCAGCGCCGGTTCGCGCTCGACGCGCTCGCGGATCGGACGGTTCCGCTCGGGGTAGAGGAGTTGGCGGCGGCCGTCGCCGCCCCGCCCGACTCGGGCACGGCCGACGGCCGAACAGTTCGACGCACGGCGACCGCGCTCCACCACAACCACCTGCCGGCGATGGACGACGCCGGCGTGATCGACTACGACGCGGAGGCAAACGCAATCGAGTCGTGTAACGTGTGTCCGGCGGCGCTGCTCGACTGA